In one window of Nostoc sp. UHCC 0870 DNA:
- a CDS encoding DNA adenine methylase: protein MLKSPLRYPGGKQKAISQIAHYLPPTFKEFREPFVGGGSVFFHVSQKYHYMPCWVNDLNSELYYFWLMVKTNLPELVESVWKVKKQTTDGRALFKSLAAAPPSTMSPLERGVRFFVLNRISFSGTIESGGYSSASFKSRFTDSSIERLAALDGCFINTRVTNFDYSTLLTEPGDDVFIFLDPPYLSKTQSKLYGKRGDLHTCFDHSRFAKLMAECSHKWLITYDNCEQVRHHFSFAYIYEWELQYGMNNYKQQKADKGKELFITNYPVESYNLPTIMEVV from the coding sequence ATGCTTAAAAGTCCATTACGTTATCCCGGCGGTAAACAAAAGGCAATTTCTCAAATTGCTCACTACCTACCTCCTACATTTAAGGAGTTCCGCGAACCTTTTGTTGGCGGTGGTTCTGTATTTTTTCATGTTTCACAGAAGTACCACTATATGCCTTGCTGGGTCAATGATCTCAACTCAGAACTGTATTACTTCTGGCTCATGGTCAAAACTAATCTACCAGAGTTAGTTGAGTCAGTCTGGAAAGTAAAAAAACAGACAACAGATGGACGTGCTTTGTTTAAATCTCTCGCTGCCGCTCCTCCGAGTACCATGAGTCCACTTGAGCGAGGTGTGCGGTTCTTTGTTCTTAACAGGATCAGCTTTTCAGGAACGATTGAGAGTGGTGGTTATAGTAGTGCTTCTTTCAAAAGTCGGTTTACAGACTCTTCGATTGAGCGATTAGCAGCTTTGGATGGTTGTTTTATTAATACCCGTGTGACTAACTTCGACTACAGCACCCTACTTACTGAACCAGGGGATGATGTATTTATCTTTCTAGATCCACCTTATCTCAGCAAGACTCAATCTAAGCTCTATGGTAAGAGAGGTGATTTGCACACCTGTTTTGACCATTCTCGCTTTGCCAAGCTAATGGCGGAGTGTTCACACAAATGGTTGATCACTTACGATAACTGTGAACAAGTGCGGCATCACTTTTCTTTTGCCTACATTTATGAATGGGAGTTGCAATACGGGATGAACAACTACAAACAGCAGAAGGCAGACAAAGGCAAGGAGCTGTTCATCACCAATTATCCTGTTGAATCATACAATTTGCCTACAATCATGGAGGTTGTGTGA
- a CDS encoding tyrosine-type recombinase/integrase: MKVDGNGQGKILSQDELRRLFTKGLLTPRDRALFGICLFTGCRVSEALALQTTDIKSGAITFRKSTTKGKHKTRIVDIPLGLAAILDEYQPKQGAIFPGMRGVTERLTRFMADKILRDACKRIGVEGVSTHSFRRTALTQMSSAGIPLRTIQEISGHSDLGTLQRYLEVTPEQKRKAVSVIGF; encoded by the coding sequence ATGAAAGTAGACGGCAACGGGCAAGGCAAGATATTAAGCCAAGACGAACTGCGGCGATTGTTCACCAAAGGGTTATTGACCCCCCGCGATCGCGCACTGTTTGGCATCTGCCTGTTTACTGGTTGTCGCGTATCAGAAGCGTTAGCACTCCAGACGACTGATATCAAATCTGGTGCTATCACTTTCCGCAAGTCTACCACCAAAGGTAAGCATAAAACCCGGATTGTGGACATCCCACTAGGGCTGGCAGCAATTCTTGACGAATACCAACCCAAACAGGGAGCAATATTCCCAGGTATGCGCGGTGTAACTGAGCGGCTGACCCGATTCATGGCAGACAAGATTTTACGGGATGCCTGCAAGCGGATTGGGGTAGAAGGAGTTAGCACCCACTCGTTTAGGCGAACTGCCCTCACGCAGATGTCCAGCGCGGGGATACCTTTGAGAACTATTCAAGAAATTTCTGGTCACAGCGACCTGGGGACTTTGCAGCGTTATCTGGAGGTCACGCCAGAGCAGAAGCGAAAGGCTGTTTCGGTGATTGGGTTTTAG
- a CDS encoding DUF4114 domain-containing protein, with the protein MITNFIPSADRGLDITADHKGNIYATEGFENTGNNAGEIRVNSGNITLTNTSENTGNNAGEIRINSGNITLTNTSENTGNNAGEIRINSGNITLTNTSENTGNNAGNITLNTVFLIVEEPKISLAPDNTDSVFNLSGTGTPVQFLLKSASPGVVNEIGLFTVDDDKGTIDGIAPKDSNYTQAALARSRSIFSTLVNSPKGFNTNLTRTIDLDAGIRFRLLLVQNGTLDGLRNGTVPLSQLLLSSPTSLQVSDAGNSNFDLRFEDSPGSGQFNDAVVQMQLGTQADKPIGTALQDQQEGEVLDLRGLIGTQNATFTVNREAAYNNFVGFFRVADATGGIDTNGDGIGDLLPGQAGYGEAAVKNRVGGIDLSVGNQGKATFTGQFEAGSVFAPFLIVNGTPEQLLDSNPNNNPAIYFPYLGANSDKIDHVRILGNNVFGFEDLSNGGDKDFNDIIVSVKFG; encoded by the coding sequence ATGATTACCAACTTTATCCCTTCAGCAGACCGAGGCTTAGACATAACTGCTGATCATAAGGGTAATATCTACGCTACGGAAGGCTTTGAAAATACTGGTAACAATGCTGGTGAAATCAGAGTAAATAGTGGTAACATAACACTCACCAATACTAGTGAAAATACTGGTAACAATGCTGGTGAAATCAGAATAAATAGTGGTAACATAACACTCACCAATACTAGTGAAAATACTGGTAACAATGCTGGTGAAATCAGAATAAATAGTGGTAACATAACACTCACCAATACTAGTGAAAATACTGGTAACAATGCTGGTAACATAACACTAAACACAGTCTTCCTAATTGTAGAGGAGCCAAAAATCAGCTTGGCACCTGATAATACTGATAGCGTATTCAACCTTAGCGGTACTGGAACCCCCGTACAGTTTCTCCTTAAGAGTGCCAGTCCTGGTGTTGTCAACGAAATTGGACTGTTTACGGTAGACGATGATAAAGGCACTATCGACGGCATTGCCCCCAAGGATTCCAATTACACTCAGGCAGCGCTGGCACGTTCTCGCAGTATCTTCTCAACTTTAGTAAATTCGCCCAAGGGCTTTAATACCAACCTCACCCGGACTATTGACCTCGATGCTGGTATTCGCTTCCGCCTATTACTAGTACAAAACGGCACCCTCGATGGTTTGCGGAACGGTACAGTACCACTGTCACAATTGCTGCTCTCTTCTCCTACTTCCTTGCAAGTTTCTGATGCAGGTAACAGCAACTTTGACCTGCGCTTTGAGGATAGTCCTGGGAGTGGTCAGTTCAACGATGCGGTAGTGCAAATGCAACTGGGAACACAAGCTGACAAACCCATAGGCACTGCCCTACAAGACCAGCAGGAAGGCGAGGTGTTGGACTTGCGTGGGTTGATAGGTACGCAGAATGCAACATTTACGGTTAACCGTGAGGCGGCGTATAACAACTTTGTCGGTTTCTTTCGTGTGGCGGATGCTACAGGCGGCATCGATACCAACGGTGACGGCATAGGGGATTTGCTACCCGGACAAGCTGGTTATGGAGAAGCGGCAGTGAAGAACCGTGTCGGCGGCATTGACCTGAGTGTGGGGAACCAGGGAAAAGCAACCTTTACGGGTCAGTTTGAAGCTGGTTCAGTATTTGCACCATTTCTCATCGTTAATGGTACACCAGAACAACTTCTTGACAGCAACCCCAATAATAACCCTGCAATTTACTTCCCCTATCTGGGTGCAAATTCGGACAAAATAGACCATGTGCGGATATTAGGTAACAATGTTTTCGGGTTTGAGGACTTGTCCAACGGCGGCGATAAAGATTTCAATGACATCATCGTTAGCGTGAAGTTCGGCTAA
- a CDS encoding type II toxin-antitoxin system RelE/ParE family toxin, whose amino-acid sequence MEDDEDIIEIPLRPLVWMGDSLKNIRSFPLDVRASVGYALQLVQAGETPMDAKPFKGVGSGVYEIVKRYDTDTYRAVYAVKIGEQIYVLHAFQKKSKQGIKTPQADVDLIKQRYKDAVAREKQE is encoded by the coding sequence ATGGAAGATGATGAGGATATTATAGAAATTCCTTTACGACCTCTTGTTTGGATGGGAGACTCTCTCAAAAATATCCGTTCATTTCCTCTTGATGTGCGTGCATCAGTAGGGTATGCACTGCAATTGGTGCAAGCGGGGGAAACACCAATGGATGCCAAGCCTTTTAAGGGGGTTGGCAGTGGCGTGTATGAAATCGTCAAACGCTACGATACCGATACTTACAGGGCAGTTTATGCGGTAAAGATTGGAGAACAAATCTATGTCCTGCACGCTTTTCAAAAGAAATCAAAGCAGGGTATTAAAACTCCACAAGCTGATGTTGATCTAATTAAACAACGCTATAAGGACGCAGTGGCAAGGGAGAAACAAGAATGA
- a CDS encoding recombinase family protein, with protein MVQRVAIYCRVSTTDQSCQRQERDLVEYAALSGYQVVGVWKETISGTKNSRTERSVVMALAQSHKIDAILVTEMTRWGRSTIDLIETLQSLHSWGVSLIAQTGLQFDLNTPQGRLIAHLMASLAEFERDLVRERVRSGVAAAKARGQKFGRQPGQRVKADKLAPKVLQMVQTGYSYRKIAASLHLSKTTVLDIVKRHRLSSNAAKDNQTNLISNLEQATMAFKKICK; from the coding sequence TTGGTACAAAGAGTTGCCATTTATTGCCGAGTTTCTACAACTGATCAGTCCTGTCAGCGACAAGAACGGGACTTAGTAGAGTATGCGGCCTTGAGTGGCTATCAAGTGGTTGGAGTTTGGAAGGAAACAATTTCTGGGACTAAAAATAGCCGTACCGAGCGATCTGTTGTGATGGCGTTAGCTCAAAGTCATAAAATTGATGCCATTCTGGTAACGGAGATGACCCGTTGGGGACGCAGCACCATTGACCTGATTGAGACGTTGCAGTCACTCCATAGTTGGGGTGTTTCCTTAATTGCTCAAACTGGATTGCAATTTGATTTGAATACACCACAAGGCAGGCTAATTGCTCATTTAATGGCATCCTTGGCTGAATTTGAACGGGATTTGGTGCGAGAAAGAGTGCGTTCGGGGGTGGCGGCGGCTAAAGCACGAGGTCAAAAATTTGGCAGGCAACCGGGACAACGGGTGAAAGCAGACAAGTTAGCCCCCAAAGTTTTGCAGATGGTGCAAACTGGTTACTCCTACCGCAAAATTGCTGCTTCGCTACATCTATCGAAAACAACGGTCTTAGATATTGTCAAACGACATCGACTTTCGTCAAATGCAGCTAAGGACAATCAGACAAATTTGATATCTAATCTTGAGCAAGCAACTATGGCTTTCAAAAAAATCTGCAAGTAA
- a CDS encoding helix-turn-helix domain-containing protein, which translates to MTQESVFEESSGNVFADLGLSNASELFTRGKIGIQVLRLLKQRNLKQREISELLGIPQPEVSHLMKGEFQRFSEGKLLIFLKRLDTEITLHLRPRHAQGESAETVISL; encoded by the coding sequence ATGACACAGGAATCCGTTTTTGAAGAAAGCAGTGGTAACGTATTCGCTGACCTCGGTTTGTCGAATGCTTCGGAACTTTTTACCAGGGGCAAGATAGGGATTCAGGTACTCCGCCTTTTGAAACAGCGCAACCTGAAACAGCGTGAAATTAGCGAACTTCTCGGCATTCCCCAGCCCGAAGTATCTCATTTGATGAAAGGAGAGTTTCAACGGTTCAGCGAGGGTAAACTGCTCATTTTCCTCAAGCGACTTGATACGGAAATTACTTTACATCTTCGCCCCCGTCACGCACAGGGCGAGTCTGCTGAAACTGTGATATCGCTATAG
- a CDS encoding type II toxin-antitoxin system VapC family toxin, giving the protein MSLRFLLDTNILSEPARPIPNAHVLHQLDIYKSEVAVASVVVHELLHGCLRLPESKRREYLRNYIYESVLNLPIFDYDLKAAQWHAQERARLSQIGKTPAFVDGQIASIAYSNNLVLVTNNVSDFEFFNGLSVENWFINKA; this is encoded by the coding sequence ATGAGTTTACGATTCTTACTTGATACCAACATTCTCTCAGAGCCAGCACGCCCTATTCCTAATGCCCATGTTTTACACCAACTAGATATTTATAAGTCAGAAGTTGCTGTTGCTAGTGTTGTTGTTCATGAACTTCTACATGGTTGTTTGCGGTTGCCAGAATCTAAGCGGCGAGAGTATCTTAGGAATTATATTTATGAGTCAGTATTGAATTTACCAATATTTGATTATGATCTCAAGGCAGCACAATGGCACGCCCAAGAAAGGGCTAGATTATCCCAGATTGGCAAAACTCCTGCTTTTGTAGATGGTCAAATTGCGAGTATTGCTTATAGTAATAATTTAGTTTTGGTAACTAATAATGTTTCGGATTTTGAGTTTTTTAATGGTTTAAGCGTTGAAAATTGGTTTATTAATAAAGCTTAA
- a CDS encoding HaeIII family restriction endonuclease: MTPLSNLHGRVLEYLITEVIIRTQPGVNLTVRANNAQLRDVSKLTDLKPSLLNELRQAANALLQKWLNPQFQLSQQPLITVDRLPDQNQNDVTDIRLTSKAWTVNLSLKHNHTALRHQRPGTTPVHCGYAKNDPQMQQFRQQYRATTQEFMQYIGQAKLFAELPPALIEQHLYTPVCNLVSQFINSYASICATKLFQYLVGDVNYYKIIVDTNAQTLTIQQFAEIQTPTNVIATVNRQYVNLIFDNGWEISMRLHTASSQLKNSPSLKFDTKALKNPLPATIIPYA, encoded by the coding sequence ATGACACCCCTTTCAAACCTGCATGGTCGTGTATTAGAGTACCTGATAACAGAAGTAATAATTAGAACGCAGCCAGGAGTAAACCTAACAGTTAGAGCTAACAATGCTCAACTTAGAGATGTCAGCAAGTTAACAGACTTAAAACCATCACTTTTAAATGAATTGAGACAAGCGGCTAATGCGCTGCTGCAAAAGTGGCTCAATCCTCAGTTTCAGTTGTCCCAGCAACCATTAATCACAGTAGATCGATTACCAGATCAAAATCAAAATGATGTTACTGACATTCGCCTAACTTCAAAAGCATGGACAGTAAACTTATCACTCAAACATAACCATACCGCACTCAGACACCAACGCCCTGGAACAACTCCAGTTCACTGCGGTTACGCTAAAAATGACCCACAGATGCAGCAGTTTAGACAACAATACCGAGCAACTACACAAGAGTTCATGCAATATATCGGGCAGGCAAAGCTTTTTGCAGAATTACCTCCTGCTTTGATTGAACAGCATTTATATACTCCTGTCTGTAATTTGGTGAGCCAATTTATCAATAGCTATGCTTCCATTTGTGCCACTAAGTTATTTCAGTACCTTGTTGGTGATGTCAATTACTACAAAATTATTGTTGATACCAACGCCCAAACCCTGACTATTCAGCAGTTTGCAGAAATCCAAACGCCTACTAATGTGATAGCAACGGTTAACAGACAGTATGTAAATTTGATTTTTGATAATGGATGGGAAATTTCTATGCGCTTACATACTGCATCAAGCCAACTGAAAAACTCTCCTAGCTTGAAATTTGATACTAAGGCACTAAAAAATCCGCTTCCTGCTACGATAATTCCTTATGCTTAA
- a CDS encoding ParA family protein translates to MSTTDKQCRIIALFNQAGGVAKSTLTQNLGYHLAKREHRVLLIDIDPQASLTKFMGLVPSQLQKTVADAIINEQPLPIHEGIHGMDLAPASRVLSGAEMQLVSAAMRDLRLKEAIEPILEEYDFILIDCPPSLGLLSYISLVAATHVLVPVETHLKAFEGTDELLQTITHVKNKANRKIQIAGFVPTRYAHQNSADKRALAAIQTQLLAWGRIFPPIPRATAFVDATEERAPLAVFDPKHPVVNILEEIALALEAL, encoded by the coding sequence GTGTCAACTACTGACAAGCAATGCCGCATTATAGCCCTGTTTAATCAGGCGGGTGGTGTCGCCAAATCGACACTGACCCAAAACCTGGGATACCACCTAGCAAAGCGAGAACACCGCGTTCTCCTCATCGATATAGATCCCCAAGCCTCATTGACCAAATTCATGGGGTTAGTGCCATCTCAGCTACAAAAAACTGTTGCTGATGCCATTATTAACGAGCAGCCCTTACCGATTCATGAGGGCATTCACGGTATGGATTTGGCTCCAGCAAGCAGAGTTCTTAGTGGGGCAGAAATGCAATTAGTCAGTGCTGCCATGCGCGACTTACGCCTTAAGGAAGCCATTGAACCTATTTTAGAAGAATACGACTTCATCCTTATAGACTGCCCCCCCAGCTTAGGATTACTTTCTTATATCTCCTTAGTTGCGGCTACACACGTACTCGTACCAGTGGAAACCCATCTCAAAGCCTTTGAGGGAACAGACGAACTGTTACAAACTATCACCCACGTAAAAAATAAAGCTAACCGGAAAATCCAAATAGCCGGGTTTGTTCCTACTCGGTATGCTCACCAGAACTCAGCCGATAAACGCGCACTAGCAGCTATCCAAACACAACTGTTAGCTTGGGGTAGGATATTTCCACCTATTCCCAGAGCTACGGCTTTTGTCGATGCCACAGAAGAACGTGCGCCCCTGGCAGTGTTTGACCCCAAACATCCTGTAGTCAATATCCTTGAAGAAATAGCTTTGGCTTTGGAGGCTTTGTGA
- a CDS encoding plasmid pRiA4b ORF-3 family protein: MCITGKRACPPEDCGGSWGYAELLEIITSPSHPEYEERMEWVGESFNPDTFDINEVNQRLQEFK; encoded by the coding sequence ATATGTATCACTGGGAAGCGTGCTTGTCCTCCTGAAGATTGTGGTGGTTCTTGGGGCTATGCAGAGTTACTGGAAATTATTACTTCACCGTCACATCCAGAATACGAAGAGAGGATGGAGTGGGTAGGTGAAAGCTTTAATCCAGATACCTTCGACATCAATGAAGTTAATCAAAGGTTACAAGAATTCAAATAA
- a CDS encoding plasmid pRiA4b ORF-3 family protein: MSKQLWLSKKSASNQTVYQLKITLKNIRPPIWRRIQVLSSTTLEQLHLIVQEVMGWDNYHMHQFSIAGIDYGQTQREFNVRSEKTVKLSQVVKSEKFKFSYTYDFGDSWEHEILVEKRTTINS; encoded by the coding sequence TTGAGCAAGCAACTATGGCTTTCAAAAAAATCTGCAAGTAATCAAACCGTTTACCAACTCAAAATCACCCTCAAGAACATTCGACCCCCTATTTGGAGAAGGATACAGGTATTAAGTTCGACGACGCTTGAACAGCTACATCTGATTGTGCAAGAGGTAATGGGCTGGGATAACTATCATATGCACCAATTTTCCATTGCTGGCATTGATTATGGTCAAACTCAAAGAGAGTTTAATGTGCGTTCAGAAAAGACTGTAAAGCTAAGTCAGGTGGTTAAGAGTGAGAAGTTCAAATTTTCTTACACTTACGATTTTGGAGATAGCTGGGAACACGAAATTTTGGTAGAAAAAAGAACTACCATCAACTCCTAA